In Acidaminococcus timonensis, one DNA window encodes the following:
- a CDS encoding SH3 domain-containing protein, with amino-acid sequence MLKKTCAVLMSCLVLGTTMAPVWAADLEVPVKTVTSTQNKVTVECPQVVGGSKSADEKINRALSSQVASFASEASTLGGGKVHYDVHKADGDVISFTIVMTPNMGVEESQGMTFDRKSGQLRPLSYYYTDDQLHVLAENGLKYLYDVDPSRLQTLPDTYYIDKDGSLIGLYHAGAVLDKSEGEIEVNLSAAGVDEDGNVVETPIAHPSDASATAVKQENHEEEVPAETGRGKGLANLQKRAAAREAARQKAAEEKARKEAEKQAAKEQAAKDEEQLDDDSQAKADISRLAAKYRAAKAADAKLDAQIAADQKAQLAQEAAAKKAAAEKAKRDAREKAEAEKARARAAELRKEAAAAAKTAVEAKKETKPEAKAETKVETQARPMTVKEKVAMIQAEEARKEAEEEAARMKQLVAIREAAEKRAAEEKARQEAAARAAAEERARQEEAERQAEAERQAAAAEAARQAAVDYDTNGSGVITGTEVRMRSGAGTDYNVIGAFDNGETVQVLGSAQADGATWYKVQRSDGSTGWVSADYCSLGGDTASSSTGTISGTDVRMRASYSTDSDVLGYFDNGESVTILDDVTSNGQRWLKVQRSDGSVGWVAADFVAEG; translated from the coding sequence ATGTTGAAAAAAACGTGTGCGGTCCTGATGAGCTGTCTGGTGCTGGGCACCACGATGGCTCCGGTATGGGCAGCGGATCTGGAGGTACCGGTCAAGACGGTGACCAGTACCCAGAATAAAGTGACCGTTGAATGTCCCCAGGTGGTGGGGGGCAGCAAATCTGCCGACGAGAAGATCAACCGGGCCCTGAGCAGCCAGGTGGCTTCCTTTGCCAGCGAGGCCTCCACCCTGGGCGGCGGCAAGGTCCATTACGATGTGCACAAGGCGGATGGGGATGTGATCAGCTTCACCATCGTCATGACCCCCAACATGGGGGTGGAAGAAAGCCAGGGTATGACCTTCGACCGGAAGAGCGGTCAGCTGCGGCCCCTGAGCTATTACTACACGGACGACCAGCTCCATGTGCTGGCGGAAAATGGCCTGAAATACCTGTATGACGTGGATCCGTCTAGGCTCCAGACCCTGCCCGACACCTATTACATTGACAAGGATGGCAGCCTGATCGGGCTGTACCATGCCGGTGCCGTCCTGGACAAAAGTGAAGGGGAAATCGAAGTGAACCTGTCTGCAGCCGGGGTGGATGAGGACGGCAATGTGGTGGAGACGCCCATTGCCCATCCTTCCGATGCTTCTGCAACAGCTGTAAAGCAGGAGAATCACGAGGAAGAGGTTCCGGCTGAAACCGGCAGAGGCAAGGGCCTGGCCAATCTGCAGAAACGGGCTGCTGCCCGGGAAGCCGCCCGGCAGAAGGCTGCAGAAGAAAAGGCCCGGAAAGAGGCTGAGAAGCAGGCTGCTAAAGAGCAGGCGGCAAAAGACGAAGAACAGCTGGACGACGATAGCCAGGCCAAGGCAGATATTTCCCGCCTGGCTGCCAAGTACCGGGCCGCCAAGGCTGCCGATGCCAAGTTGGATGCCCAGATCGCCGCAGACCAGAAGGCCCAGCTGGCCCAGGAAGCGGCTGCGAAGAAGGCAGCGGCTGAAAAGGCCAAGCGGGATGCCCGGGAAAAGGCTGAGGCAGAAAAAGCCAGAGCCAGAGCGGCAGAACTCCGGAAGGAAGCTGCCGCCGCAGCGAAAACCGCTGTAGAAGCAAAGAAGGAAACGAAACCGGAAGCCAAGGCAGAAACCAAAGTGGAAACACAGGCCAGACCTATGACCGTAAAAGAAAAGGTGGCCATGATCCAGGCGGAAGAAGCCAGGAAGGAAGCGGAAGAAGAAGCCGCCCGGATGAAACAGCTGGTGGCCATCAGGGAAGCCGCTGAAAAACGGGCTGCCGAAGAAAAAGCCCGTCAGGAAGCCGCCGCACGGGCTGCTGCCGAAGAACGGGCCCGTCAGGAAGAAGCGGAACGGCAGGCTGAGGCAGAACGCCAGGCCGCTGCTGCCGAAGCCGCCCGCCAGGCGGCCGTGGATTATGACACCAACGGTTCCGGGGTGATCACCGGCACCGAGGTGCGGATGCGTTCCGGTGCCGGCACGGATTATAATGTCATCGGAGCGTTTGACAACGGCGAGACCGTACAGGTCCTGGGCAGCGCCCAGGCTGATGGTGCGACCTGGTACAAGGTGCAGCGCAGTGACGGCAGCACCGGCTGGGTGTCCGCGGATTACTGCAGCCTTGGCGGGGATACCGCCAGCAGTTCCACCGGGACCATCAGCGGCACGGATGTCCGTATGCGGGCCAGCTACAGCACTGACAGCGACGTGCTGGGGTATTTCGACAACGGCGAAAGCGTCACTATCCTGGACGACG
- a CDS encoding YigZ family protein, which produces MGKYVIAQPAVSELVVEKSRFICTLARVETEAEAQAFVKAMKKKYWDARHNCSAYIVGADNRVERSSDDGEPGGTAGSPMLEVLRRKGLYNTAAVVTRYFGGIKLGAGGLTRTYGKSVAQTVEKAGLAERIPMGDYTFLWSLDDVGRVLNLLYQQDLFTVGDVEYDNRARLHLIMPEKDRAKAEAWLTEALSRPVELEEKRKFFKECRVKSDPV; this is translated from the coding sequence ATGGGAAAATATGTCATTGCCCAGCCGGCGGTCAGTGAGCTGGTGGTGGAAAAATCCCGCTTCATCTGCACCCTGGCCCGGGTGGAAACGGAGGCCGAGGCCCAGGCCTTTGTGAAGGCCATGAAAAAGAAATACTGGGACGCCCGGCACAACTGCTCTGCCTACATCGTGGGGGCCGACAACCGGGTGGAACGGTCCAGTGATGACGGAGAACCCGGTGGTACCGCCGGCTCTCCCATGCTGGAGGTGTTGCGGCGGAAGGGATTGTACAACACGGCGGCCGTGGTTACCCGGTACTTCGGGGGCATCAAACTGGGGGCCGGGGGCCTGACCCGCACCTACGGAAAATCCGTGGCTCAGACCGTGGAAAAAGCCGGTCTGGCAGAACGGATCCCCATGGGGGATTACACCTTCCTCTGGTCCCTGGACGATGTGGGACGGGTGCTGAACCTGCTGTATCAGCAGGACCTGTTCACCGTGGGCGATGTGGAATATGACAACCGGGCAAGACTCCACCTGATCATGCCCGAAAAGGACAGGGCAAAGGCGGAAGCCTGGCTGACGGAAGCCCTGAGCCGGCCGGTGGAGCTGGAGGAGAAGAGAAAATTCTTTAAAGAGTGCAGAGTGAAAAGCGACCCTGTATAA
- a CDS encoding C40 family peptidase, whose product MFTHTLQRISVLTGALCLSASVALGAAAMPGTPAALNSPSAWTSAQGNTVLATPERIRAMNAQMDKAIFGDSIQDLGATISGDKLTAYVNAFTMDEDQYVQGAPLSHSFARQLVSDAKANIQPTNTVKYGVVVDRVDLRSFPTLQRAFDSASDREFDNWQETAVDPSTPVRVYHTNPQGNFIFVRTPHYRGWVPRNKVAITDAKTWQTYASPASPAVVTGKLLSFKAGTDTQLYQMGTAIPTSNGNLLLPTRDHRGYLQIVPVKATYGADLHQGYLPYTTNNTIQMAFKHLGAPYGWGGMHNSVDCSAFVQDVYKTMGIQLPRNGDEQAQSFPGKSFYGMSHDQKLAYIRTAAPGSLLFTPYHVMMLLGNKNGTPYMIHSLASYGVNTGDGVVKNRIMQVVVSKVDLMAGSGTPLVDQMTQCNTWR is encoded by the coding sequence TTGTTTACCCATACATTGCAACGGATTTCTGTCCTTACCGGGGCTCTCTGCCTTTCGGCTTCTGTGGCCCTGGGGGCTGCTGCCATGCCCGGCACGCCAGCCGCCTTGAATTCCCCTTCTGCCTGGACTTCGGCCCAGGGCAATACCGTGCTGGCCACCCCGGAACGGATCCGGGCCATGAACGCCCAGATGGACAAGGCCATCTTCGGGGATTCCATCCAGGATCTGGGCGCCACCATTTCCGGCGACAAGCTCACCGCCTATGTAAACGCCTTTACCATGGATGAAGACCAGTACGTCCAGGGCGCACCCCTGAGCCACAGCTTCGCCCGGCAGCTGGTATCCGACGCCAAAGCCAACATCCAGCCCACCAACACGGTAAAATACGGCGTGGTGGTGGACCGGGTGGATCTGCGTTCGTTCCCCACCCTGCAGCGGGCCTTTGATTCCGCCTCCGACCGGGAGTTCGACAACTGGCAGGAAACGGCAGTGGATCCCTCCACACCGGTGCGGGTGTACCATACCAATCCCCAGGGCAACTTCATCTTTGTCCGTACCCCCCATTACCGGGGCTGGGTCCCCCGGAACAAGGTGGCCATCACCGATGCCAAAACCTGGCAGACCTATGCCAGCCCGGCCTCTCCCGCCGTGGTCACCGGCAAGCTGCTGAGCTTCAAGGCCGGCACCGACACCCAGCTGTACCAGATGGGCACGGCCATCCCCACTTCCAACGGCAATCTGTTGCTGCCCACCCGGGATCACAGGGGCTATTTGCAGATCGTACCAGTGAAGGCCACCTATGGGGCCGACCTGCACCAGGGATACCTGCCCTACACCACCAACAATACCATCCAGATGGCCTTCAAGCACCTGGGTGCCCCCTACGGCTGGGGCGGCATGCACAACAGTGTGGACTGCTCCGCCTTTGTCCAGGACGTGTACAAGACCATGGGCATCCAGCTGCCCCGGAATGGAGATGAGCAGGCCCAGTCCTTCCCGGGCAAGAGCTTCTACGGTATGAGCCACGACCAGAAGCTGGCCTATATCAGGACGGCCGCCCCCGGTTCCCTGCTGTTCACCCCCTACCATGTGATGATGCTGCTGGGGAACAAGAACGGTACACCTTACATGATCCATTCGCTGGCGTCCTACGGGGTCAATACCGGTGATGGGGTGGTGAAGAACCGGATCATGCAGGTGGTGGTCAGCAAAGTGGACCTAATGGCCGGCAGCGGAACCCCGCTGGTGGACCAGATGACACAATGCAATACGTGGAGATAA
- a CDS encoding S-layer homology domain-containing protein, producing the protein MNKKLVMALAMALGVSATAFAANPFSDLPAGHWAYGAVAKLAAAGVVDGYPDGTFKGDKTMTRYEMAQIVAKALAKGAIGADDKLVSEFADELDNLGVRVAKLEKHADNVAISGEVQMSYRNDSGSATGKGSESDLRTRLWFTGEVNDNWHYVSMLENHQYFGGRNESGDSDTDFQRAFLDGRIGAVELKAGRYDEFLADGNVYDNPVDGIKAKVPLGHGSYLQAAYGKMADVSGFGYMSDEEKVSTADKFWTAELGGDTGNLHLAATYTKAGNLTFLDGDDNKIWTAGAGYTAGKLGINAMYLRGSNDYADARDWDKDGWVAGLTYGGADSDKPGSWGLLATYYDQSASTVIDHTMDGNWDAFIPGDNGVTNGFKGWKVSGNLTLAKNMVAEVDYYDLKGKEGDQNGKHARTLWSQFVVTF; encoded by the coding sequence ATGAACAAGAAACTGGTAATGGCTCTGGCCATGGCACTGGGGGTCAGCGCTACGGCATTTGCCGCCAACCCCTTTTCCGATCTGCCGGCCGGTCACTGGGCCTACGGCGCCGTAGCCAAACTGGCGGCTGCCGGCGTAGTGGATGGCTATCCGGATGGTACCTTCAAAGGGGACAAGACCATGACCCGGTACGAAATGGCCCAAATCGTGGCCAAGGCCCTGGCCAAAGGCGCCATTGGTGCTGATGACAAACTGGTCAGCGAATTTGCCGACGAGCTGGACAACCTGGGCGTTAGAGTTGCCAAACTGGAAAAGCACGCCGACAACGTGGCCATCTCCGGGGAAGTCCAGATGAGCTACCGGAACGATTCCGGTTCCGCCACCGGCAAGGGCAGCGAATCTGATCTGCGGACCCGTCTGTGGTTCACCGGGGAAGTGAATGACAACTGGCATTATGTTTCCATGCTGGAAAACCACCAGTACTTCGGCGGCCGGAACGAATCCGGTGACAGCGACACCGATTTCCAGAGAGCCTTTCTGGATGGCCGGATCGGCGCAGTGGAACTGAAAGCCGGCCGGTATGACGAATTCCTGGCGGATGGGAACGTCTATGATAACCCGGTGGATGGGATCAAAGCCAAGGTACCTCTGGGCCACGGTTCCTATCTGCAGGCTGCTTATGGGAAAATGGCCGATGTGTCCGGGTTCGGTTATATGAGCGATGAGGAAAAGGTTTCCACGGCAGACAAATTCTGGACGGCCGAACTGGGCGGCGACACCGGAAACCTGCACCTGGCAGCCACCTACACCAAAGCCGGTAACCTGACCTTCCTGGACGGGGACGACAACAAGATCTGGACCGCCGGAGCCGGTTATACCGCCGGCAAGCTGGGCATCAACGCCATGTACCTGCGGGGCAGCAATGACTATGCCGATGCCCGTGACTGGGACAAGGACGGCTGGGTGGCCGGACTGACCTACGGCGGTGCGGACAGCGACAAGCCGGGCAGCTGGGGCCTTCTGGCAACCTATTATGACCAGAGCGCCTCTACGGTGATCGACCACACCATGGATGGCAACTGGGATGCCTTCATCCCCGGGGACAACGGCGTCACCAACGGCTTCAAAGGCTGGAAAGTGAGCGGCAACCTGACCCTGGCCAAAAACATGGTGGCCGAAGTGGATTACTACGACCTGAAAGGCAAGGAAGGGGACCAGAATGGCAAGCACGCCCGGACCCTCTGGAGCCAGTTCGTAGTAACGTTCTAA
- a CDS encoding S-layer homology domain-containing protein produces MKKSLVFAMAMALGISATAFAANPFSDLPAGHWAYGAVAKLAAAGVVDGYPDGTFKGDRTMTRYEMAQIVAKALAKGAIGADDKLVSEFADELDNLGVRVARLEKNADNVQVTGAARISYADRRGAGFKNWDDKSEAQLRTRLWFTGEVNDNWHYTAMIQNQQYFEGKNESGDSDTNFQRAYLNGNIGVVDITAGRFNDFIADGNVFDDRADAVRADVKFGQGYLSAAYGKLANADRYGWQDKDGSVGDTYWSAALGGNWGNLHGEATYTKINDQDFGAMNEGESTLDKTDNKIWTVGADYTAGKWNVNAMYLKGDADSKNNSWVNNVDDDGYVVGLGYAGADEKKPGTWGLYAKYYDQAAVTVASHTMNGDWYVFPYTGFKGYMVGGNLTVAKNMVATVEYYDLKNKDTENGIDAGNKHARTLWSELNITF; encoded by the coding sequence ATGAAAAAATCCTTAGTGTTTGCCATGGCCATGGCTCTGGGCATCAGCGCCACTGCCTTTGCCGCCAACCCCTTCTCCGATCTGCCTGCCGGCCACTGGGCCTACGGCGCGGTGGCCAAACTGGCGGCTGCCGGTGTGGTGGACGGGTATCCGGATGGCACCTTCAAGGGTGACAGGACCATGACCCGTTATGAAATGGCCCAGATCGTGGCCAAGGCCCTGGCCAAAGGCGCCATCGGTGCCGATGACAAACTGGTCAGCGAATTCGCGGATGAACTGGACAACCTGGGTGTGCGGGTGGCCAGACTGGAAAAGAACGCGGACAATGTACAGGTGACCGGGGCTGCCCGTATCAGCTATGCAGATCGCAGAGGCGCTGGCTTCAAGAATTGGGATGACAAATCCGAAGCCCAGCTGCGGACCCGTCTGTGGTTCACCGGTGAAGTGAACGACAACTGGCATTACACCGCTATGATCCAGAACCAGCAATACTTCGAAGGCAAGAACGAATCTGGCGACAGCGATACGAACTTCCAGAGAGCCTATCTGAACGGGAATATCGGCGTGGTGGACATCACCGCCGGCCGTTTCAATGACTTTATTGCTGATGGGAACGTGTTCGATGACCGTGCCGACGCTGTCCGGGCTGATGTAAAATTCGGCCAGGGATATCTGTCCGCTGCCTATGGTAAGCTGGCCAACGCTGATCGGTATGGCTGGCAGGATAAAGATGGTTCCGTAGGGGATACCTACTGGAGCGCAGCCCTGGGCGGCAACTGGGGCAACCTGCACGGCGAAGCCACTTATACCAAGATTAATGACCAGGACTTCGGCGCCATGAATGAAGGGGAAAGCACCCTGGATAAGACTGACAACAAAATCTGGACCGTTGGGGCCGATTATACTGCCGGCAAATGGAATGTGAACGCCATGTACCTGAAGGGTGACGCTGATTCCAAGAACAACAGCTGGGTCAACAATGTGGATGATGATGGTTATGTAGTGGGTCTGGGCTATGCCGGTGCCGATGAAAAGAAACCGGGTACCTGGGGCCTGTATGCCAAATACTATGACCAGGCTGCTGTGACCGTGGCCTCCCACACCATGAACGGCGACTGGTACGTATTCCCGTACACCGGGTTCAAGGGCTACATGGTGGGCGGCAACCTGACCGTGGCCAAGAACATGGTGGCTACCGTGGAATACTATGATCTGAAGAACAAAGATACAGAAAACGGCATCGATGCAGGCAACAAGCATGCCCGCACTCTGTGGTCCGAACTGAACATCACGTTCTGA
- the istA gene encoding IS21 family transposase — MIIRDSARKGKSAYAIGKEQNISKNTAKKYMQVATLPEQPHKRGSILDPFKPQVNQMMHDGIFNCVVILETLQQMGYTGGKTIIKDYVHVFRPPKTIPAVPRYETEPGRQAQMDWGICQYLGTDGEFHKVPAFVMTLGYSRARYVEFTKRCDLKSLERCILNAFEYFGGVPDVVLTDNMKTVVLKHEAGKTIFLPAFESFCADMGFKPSTCKVRRPQTKGKVERSVRYLKENFLPGRRFTNLYDLNRQALQWCQHVNGKKHGTTGKIPLQELAAEHLNPLPPQELRNRYRWEDRRISKDGFVSFDGHLYGIDWHYSGREARVRLYQNHVQVFVDNLPVADIPLSEVKGYYVPQQAQYSGLEAKEGIAYPRTAGIQMKEDVVKRPLALYDRLMEVVSNA; from the coding sequence ATGATAATACGCGATAGTGCAAGAAAAGGCAAGAGCGCATATGCTATCGGTAAAGAGCAGAATATTTCCAAGAATACGGCCAAGAAGTATATGCAAGTGGCTACTCTGCCGGAGCAACCTCATAAGCGCGGTTCCATTCTGGATCCCTTTAAGCCGCAGGTCAACCAGATGATGCACGATGGCATATTCAACTGCGTCGTCATCCTGGAGACCTTGCAACAGATGGGTTACACCGGTGGGAAGACCATCATCAAGGATTATGTCCACGTTTTTCGTCCGCCAAAGACCATCCCGGCTGTGCCACGGTATGAAACCGAGCCCGGCAGACAAGCCCAGATGGATTGGGGAATCTGCCAATATTTGGGCACAGATGGCGAATTCCATAAAGTTCCGGCTTTCGTCATGACCCTGGGATACTCCAGGGCCAGGTACGTGGAATTCACAAAGCGGTGTGACCTCAAAAGCCTGGAACGCTGCATCCTGAACGCTTTCGAATATTTCGGCGGAGTTCCTGATGTTGTGCTGACAGACAACATGAAGACAGTTGTCCTGAAACACGAGGCCGGTAAGACCATCTTCCTTCCCGCTTTCGAAAGTTTCTGTGCCGATATGGGCTTCAAGCCTTCCACCTGTAAGGTACGCCGGCCTCAGACGAAAGGGAAGGTGGAACGTTCTGTCCGTTATCTCAAGGAGAATTTCCTGCCTGGAAGACGTTTCACCAATCTGTACGACCTGAACCGTCAGGCTCTTCAATGGTGCCAGCATGTGAACGGCAAGAAGCATGGGACTACAGGGAAAATCCCTCTGCAGGAATTGGCGGCCGAGCATTTGAACCCGCTCCCGCCTCAGGAACTGCGTAACCGTTACCGCTGGGAAGATCGGCGGATTTCCAAAGATGGATTCGTCAGTTTCGATGGTCATCTCTATGGTATAGATTGGCATTACAGCGGCAGAGAAGCCCGGGTCCGGCTGTACCAGAACCATGTACAGGTATTCGTAGATAACCTTCCTGTGGCAGATATACCGCTCTCTGAAGTAAAGGGATATTATGTTCCGCAGCAGGCGCAATACAGCGGATTGGAGGCAAAGGAAGGCATTGCTTACCCTCGAACGGCAGGAATCCAGATGAAAGAGGATGTGGTGAAACGACCTCTAGCCCTTTACGACAGGCTGATGGAGGTGGTATCCAATGCTTGA
- the istB gene encoding IS21-like element helper ATPase IstB — MLEVEHARQLLAEFNMPEAACQLDALLETAAAKDSTFISFLDQLLSFQQKERTEKAIRKRMKAARIPAVKTLEEFDFSFQPSLNPKQLQELRTLAFVERGENLILLGPPGVGKTHLATAFAVETLHHGKTAYFITLAHLIEDLEKRREKRLLSRRCKFYARPDVLVIDEVGYMQLSRQQAELLFQIVCARYERGTIIMTSNKYFSDWGELMSDSVIATAILDRLLYHAHVINIRGESYRLKDRLRAGLNPAVPQPGLGKTGFKDFRP, encoded by the coding sequence ATGCTTGAAGTGGAGCATGCCAGGCAGCTCCTGGCTGAATTCAATATGCCGGAGGCAGCCTGCCAGCTGGATGCCCTTCTGGAAACGGCCGCTGCAAAAGACTCGACTTTTATTTCGTTTCTCGACCAGCTCCTGAGCTTTCAACAGAAGGAACGAACTGAGAAAGCCATCCGGAAAAGGATGAAAGCTGCGCGGATCCCGGCCGTGAAGACCCTGGAGGAATTCGATTTTTCGTTCCAGCCCAGCCTGAATCCGAAACAGCTCCAGGAACTGCGTACACTTGCTTTTGTGGAACGAGGTGAAAATCTGATCCTGCTGGGCCCGCCGGGGGTCGGCAAGACGCACCTGGCCACCGCGTTTGCGGTAGAAACCCTGCACCACGGCAAAACCGCATACTTCATTACGCTAGCCCATCTTATTGAAGATCTGGAAAAGCGTCGGGAAAAAAGGCTGTTGTCCAGGCGCTGCAAATTTTACGCCCGGCCAGATGTCCTGGTGATAGATGAAGTTGGCTATATGCAGCTGAGCCGGCAGCAGGCAGAATTGCTGTTCCAGATTGTCTGTGCCCGCTACGAGCGGGGCACCATAATTATGACCAGCAACAAGTATTTCAGTGACTGGGGTGAACTCATGAGCGATTCAGTGATTGCGACTGCTATCCTGGACCGATTGCTGTACCATGCTCATGTGATAAATATTAGAGGTGAGAGTTACCGGCTGAAAGATCGTCTGCGTGCAGGTTTGAATCCGGCCGTCCCCCAGCCCGGCCTTGGGAAAACCGGCTTTAAGGACTTCCGGCCCTAA
- a CDS encoding S-layer homology domain-containing protein produces the protein MKKSLVFAMAMALGVSATAFAANPFSDLPAGHWAYGAVAKLAAAGVVDGYPDGTFKGDKTMTRYEMAQIVAKALAKGAIGADDKLVSEFADELDNLGVRVAKLEKNADAVKITGNIRTHYDHTTGDFGKSSDTKTRSRLFFTGEVNDNWHYVGMLQNEQTWNNKGKNDSGDSETRFQRAYLTGNIGVVNMTAGRYNGTYAEGNVYDTRVDAVNANTKFGATYLGATWGKMANQDFASKKSKADEFTQVVLGGDIGNLNLEANYLHVKDLDTANADAKVYKNGWVKGSDNIWTAAANYKAGDWKIGAMYLHGDADDKIDGVEPDNDGWVASLAYKGASSAKPGSWGLFGKYYDQGGATYIAHTMNGHYDSFGPEGFKGWMVGGNLTVAKNMVAQVEYYDLKDKGATDNHAKTLWSQMVVTF, from the coding sequence ATGAAAAAGTCTTTAGTATTTGCTATGGCTATGGCTCTGGGTGTAAGCGCAACTGCTTTTGCTGCCAACCCGTTCTCCGATCTGCCTGCTGGCCACTGGGCTTACGGCGCTGTTGCCAAACTGGCTGCTGCCGGCGTAGTTGATGGTTATCCTGATGGCACCTTCAAAGGCGACAAGACCATGACCCGTTATGAAATGGCTCAGATCGTTGCCAAGGCTCTGGCCAAAGGCGCCATTGGTGCTGATGACAAACTGGTCAGCGAATTCGCTGATGAACTGGACAACCTGGGTGTCCGCGTTGCCAAACTGGAAAAGAACGCTGACGCTGTAAAGATCACCGGGAACATCCGTACCCACTATGATCATACTACCGGCGATTTCGGTAAGAGCAGCGATACCAAGACCCGGTCCCGTCTGTTCTTCACTGGTGAAGTGAACGACAACTGGCATTATGTTGGTATGCTGCAGAACGAACAAACTTGGAACAACAAAGGCAAGAATGACTCCGGTGACAGCGAAACCCGTTTCCAGAGAGCTTACCTGACCGGTAACATCGGCGTTGTGAACATGACCGCCGGCCGTTATAACGGTACCTATGCGGAAGGCAACGTTTACGATACCCGTGTGGATGCTGTAAACGCCAACACCAAGTTTGGTGCTACCTACCTGGGCGCAACCTGGGGCAAGATGGCCAACCAAGATTTTGCTAGCAAAAAATCTAAAGCAGATGAGTTCACCCAGGTTGTACTGGGCGGCGACATTGGCAACCTGAACCTGGAAGCCAACTACCTGCACGTGAAAGATTTGGATACTGCCAATGCTGATGCAAAGGTTTACAAGAATGGTTGGGTGAAAGGCTCTGACAATATCTGGACTGCCGCAGCCAACTACAAAGCTGGCGACTGGAAGATTGGCGCTATGTATCTGCACGGCGATGCTGATGACAAGATCGACGGTGTAGAACCCGACAACGATGGTTGGGTAGCTAGCTTGGCTTACAAAGGCGCTTCCTCTGCTAAACCTGGTTCTTGGGGCCTGTTCGGTAAATACTATGATCAGGGCGGCGCTACCTACATTGCTCACACCATGAACGGTCATTATGATTCCTTCGGTCCTGAAGGCTTCAAAGGCTGGATGGTCGGCGGCAACCTGACCGTAGCTAAGAACATGGTGGCTCAGGTTGAATACTATGACCTGAAAGACAAAGGTGCTACCGATAACCATGCAAAGACCCTGTGGTCTCAGATGGTTGTTACGTTCTAA
- a CDS encoding porin, which translates to MLENNQYFQGENESGDSDTSFQRAYLNGNIGVWNITAGRYNKTIAEGNVYDDRVDAVEFKVPFGQTYFSAAYGKMASLDTYGWTDGDLVTVAGRTWTKDDSVADKFWNAELGGNIGNLDLAATYTKADDVNPYIDNGLTGDNKVWTVGANYKAGDFKIGAMYLKGDDDTLKYSNYTNGDDDGYVVSLGYKGATASKPGSWGLFAKYYDQGAPTIVYHTMNGSWDKFNGEGFKGYQVGGNLTLAKNMVAQVEYYDLKGKESDAHARTLWSQMVVTF; encoded by the coding sequence ATGCTGGAAAACAACCAGTACTTCCAGGGTGAGAACGAATCCGGTGATTCCGATACCTCCTTCCAGAGAGCGTACCTGAATGGTAACATCGGTGTGTGGAACATCACGGCTGGCCGGTACAACAAGACCATTGCAGAAGGCAACGTGTACGATGACCGTGTAGATGCTGTTGAATTCAAGGTTCCTTTCGGCCAGACCTACTTCAGTGCTGCCTACGGCAAGATGGCAAGCCTGGACACCTATGGGTGGACCGATGGTGACCTGGTCACCGTAGCAGGCCGTACCTGGACCAAAGATGATTCCGTAGCTGACAAGTTCTGGAACGCAGAACTGGGCGGCAACATCGGCAACCTGGACCTGGCTGCTACCTACACCAAAGCTGACGATGTGAACCCGTACATTGACAACGGTCTGACCGGGGATAACAAAGTCTGGACCGTGGGCGCCAACTACAAAGCCGGCGATTTCAAGATCGGGGCCATGTACCTGAAGGGTGACGATGATACCCTGAAGTACAGCAACTACACCAATGGCGATGATGACGGCTATGTGGTATCCCTGGGCTACAAGGGTGCTACGGCTTCCAAACCCGGCAGCTGGGGCCTGTTCGCCAAATACTATGATCAGGGAGCTCCCACCATTGTGTACCACACCATGAACGGCAGCTGGGACAAATTCAATGGTGAAGGCTTCAAGGGCTACCAGGTCGGCGGCAACCTGACCCTGGCCAAGAACATGGTGGCTCAGGTAGAATACTATGACCTGAAGGGCAAGGAATCCGATGCCCATGCACGGACCCTGTGGTCTCAGATGGTTGTAACCTTCTAA